In the Molothrus ater isolate BHLD 08-10-18 breed brown headed cowbird chromosome 26, BPBGC_Mater_1.1, whole genome shotgun sequence genome, one interval contains:
- the TCF3 gene encoding transcription factor E2-alpha isoform X8: MNQQQQRMAAVGTDKELSDLLDFSMMFPLPVANGKNRPTTLASTQFGGSGLDERPGSGSWGTADQNSSTFDQGRSYGEGPHYGEHRDLPSHNSISSSPFLGAGLVGKSSERASYSTFGRDTGMPGLNQPGFLPSEMGIASPSTLSPTGGKGGAQYFSYPNNPRRRGAESSIDGQPKKVRKVPPGLPSSVYPSNSGDDYSRDPAGYTPSKPPSTVYPGAFYMTDGLHNSADLWSSPGAMSQSSYGAMLGSSSSPLPQSSGFNSLHQHERMNYQLHSAEVNGGLPSVSGFSSAPTAYGVSSHTPPISGTDTIMGNRGTTAGSSGDALGKALASIYSPDHSSNNFSSNPSTPVGSPQGLAGSSQWPRAGGAGALSPSYEGSLHTLQNKMEDRLDEAIHVLRNHAVGQTSAMASNHGDMHGLLGSAPAHSAAVGSLGQAFPASVMALGSRHPSLVGGGHPEDGLSSNPSLLHNHVTLPSQPSSLPELSRQQDTYSGLSGGLGRSSVSSGTSEIKREEKEDEENTSVADNSEEEKKELKPSRNRTSQDEDEEDDLLPPEQKAERERERRVANNARERLRVRDINEAFKELGRMCQLHLNSEKPQTKLLILHQAVSVILNLEQQVRERNLNPKAACLKRREEEKVSGVVGDPQMTLSASHPGLGDGHNPVGHM; this comes from the exons GCTTGGATGAAAGGCCGGGATCAGGTTCCTGGGGAACGGCAGATCAAAACAGCTCCACGTTTGACCAAGGAAGG AGCTATGGTGAAGGCCCCCACTACGGCGAGCACCGGGACCTGCCGTCCCACAACAGCATCTCCTCGTCCCCGTTCCTGGGAGCTGGACTCGTGG GGAAGAGCAGTGAAAGAGCCTCATACTCCACGTTTGGAAGAGACACAGGGATGCCAGGACTAAACCAG CCTGGTTTCCTGCCCAGCGAGATGGGAATCGCCAGCCCGAGCACGCTTTCCCCCACTGGGGGCAAAGGGGGGGCTCAGTATTTTTCTTACCCCAACAATCCTCGCAGGAgaggtgctgagagcagcaTAG ATGGACAGCCCAAAAAGGTTCGGAAGGTGCCTCCTGGACTCCCCTCCTCG GTGTATCCATCCAACTCAGGTGATGACTACAGCAGGGATCCAGCTGGATATACTCCCTCAAAACCTCCCAGCACTGTGTATCCTGGAGCCTTTTACATGACAG ATGGACTCCATAACTCTGCAGACCTGTGGAGTTCCCCGGGTGCCATGAGCCAGTCGAGTTACGGTGCCATGCTGGGCAGCTCCTCGTCCCCGCTCCCGCAGTCCAGCGGCTTCAACAGTTTACACCAGCACGAGCGCATG AACTACCAGCTGCATTCAGCAGAGGTGAACGGCGGGCTGCCCTCCGTGTCCGGCTTCTCCTCGGCGCCCACGGCGTACGGAGTGTCCAGCCACACCCCCCCGATCAGCGGCACCGACACCATCATGG GTAACAGAGGAACCACGGCCGGGAGCTCCGGGGACGCGCTTGGGAAGGCTCTGGCCTCG ATTTACTCCCCTGACCACTCTAGCAATAACTTCTCCTCCAACCCCTCCACCCCGGTCGGGTCCCCGCAGGGCCTCGCAG GCTCGTCGCAGTGGCCgcgggcgggcggagcgggtGCCTTATCTCCCAGTTACGAAGGGAGCCTCCACACTTTG caaaacaaaatggaagACAGGTTGGATGAAGCCATCCACGTGCTGAGGAACCACGCCGTGGGCCAGACCTCTGCCATGGCCAGCAACCACGGGGACATGCACgggctgctgggctcagcaccagcacacagtgctgccgtgggcagcctgggccaggCCTTCCCTGCCTCAGTCATggccctggggagcaggcaCCCGAGTCTG GTGGGAGGAGGCCACCCTGAGGATGGGCTGTCCAGCAACCCCAGCTTGCTCCACAACCACGTCACgcttccatcccagcccagctcgcTGCCGGagctcagcaggcagcaggacacGTACAGTG gTTTGTCTGGGGGGCTGGGCCGGAGCAGCGTCTCCTCAGGAACGAGCGAGAtaaagagggaggagaaggaggatgaggagaaCACGTCGGTGGCAGATAACTcagaagaggagaagaaggagctGAAACCCTCCCGGAACAGAACAAG TcaagatgaggatgaggaggacgATCTTCTTCCCCCAGAGCAAAAAgccgagagagagagagaaaggagggTCGCCAATAATGCCCGTGAGCGCCTGCGGGTTCGTGACATCAACGAGGCCTTTAAGGAGCTCGGACGCATGTGCCAGCTGCACCTAAACAGCGAAAAACCGCAGACCAAACTGCTAATCCTACACCAGGCCGTATCAGTCATACTGAACCTGGAGCAACAAGTTAGAG AGCGCAATCTGAACCCAAAAGCCGCCTGCTTGAAGCGTCGGGAAGAGGAGAAAGTGTCCGGAGTGGTAGGAGACCCCCAGATGACACTGTCAGCTTCCCATCCTGGTCTAGGAGACGGTCACAACCCTGTTGGACACATGTAA
- the TCF3 gene encoding transcription factor E2-alpha isoform X9, which translates to MNQQQQRMAAVGTDKELSDLLDFSMMFPLPVANGKNRPTTLASTQFGGSGLDERPGSGSWGTADQNSSTFDQGRSYGEGPHYGEHRDLPSHNSISSSPFLGAGLVGKSSERASYSTFGRDTGMPGLNQPGFLPSEMGIASPSTLSPTGGKGGAQYFSYPNNPRRRGAESSIDGQPKKVRKVPPGLPSSVYPSNSGDDYSRDPAGYTPSKPPSTVYPGAFYMTDGLHNSADLWSSPGAMSQSSYGAMLGSSSSPLPQSSGFNSLHQHERMNYQLHSAEVNGGLPSVSGFSSAPTAYGVSSHTPPISGTDTIMGNRGTTAGSSGDALGKALASIYSPDHSSNNFSSNPSTPVGSPQGLAGSSQWPRAGGAGALSPSYEGSLHTLQNKMEDRLDEAIHVLRNHAVGQTSAMASNHGDMHGLLGSAPAHSAAVGSLGQAFPASVMALGSRHPSLVGGGHPEDGLSSNPSLLHNHVTLPSQPSSLPELSRQQDTYSGLSGGLGRSSVSSGTSEIKREEKEDEENTSVADNSEEEKKELKPSRNRTSSTDEALSLEDKDLRDRERRMANNARERVRVRDINEAFKELGRMCQMHLKTDKAQTKLIILQQAVQVILGLEQQVRERNLNPKAACLKRREEEKVSGVVGDPQMTLSASHPGLGDGHNPVGHM; encoded by the exons GCTTGGATGAAAGGCCGGGATCAGGTTCCTGGGGAACGGCAGATCAAAACAGCTCCACGTTTGACCAAGGAAGG AGCTATGGTGAAGGCCCCCACTACGGCGAGCACCGGGACCTGCCGTCCCACAACAGCATCTCCTCGTCCCCGTTCCTGGGAGCTGGACTCGTGG GGAAGAGCAGTGAAAGAGCCTCATACTCCACGTTTGGAAGAGACACAGGGATGCCAGGACTAAACCAG CCTGGTTTCCTGCCCAGCGAGATGGGAATCGCCAGCCCGAGCACGCTTTCCCCCACTGGGGGCAAAGGGGGGGCTCAGTATTTTTCTTACCCCAACAATCCTCGCAGGAgaggtgctgagagcagcaTAG ATGGACAGCCCAAAAAGGTTCGGAAGGTGCCTCCTGGACTCCCCTCCTCG GTGTATCCATCCAACTCAGGTGATGACTACAGCAGGGATCCAGCTGGATATACTCCCTCAAAACCTCCCAGCACTGTGTATCCTGGAGCCTTTTACATGACAG ATGGACTCCATAACTCTGCAGACCTGTGGAGTTCCCCGGGTGCCATGAGCCAGTCGAGTTACGGTGCCATGCTGGGCAGCTCCTCGTCCCCGCTCCCGCAGTCCAGCGGCTTCAACAGTTTACACCAGCACGAGCGCATG AACTACCAGCTGCATTCAGCAGAGGTGAACGGCGGGCTGCCCTCCGTGTCCGGCTTCTCCTCGGCGCCCACGGCGTACGGAGTGTCCAGCCACACCCCCCCGATCAGCGGCACCGACACCATCATGG GTAACAGAGGAACCACGGCCGGGAGCTCCGGGGACGCGCTTGGGAAGGCTCTGGCCTCG ATTTACTCCCCTGACCACTCTAGCAATAACTTCTCCTCCAACCCCTCCACCCCGGTCGGGTCCCCGCAGGGCCTCGCAG GCTCGTCGCAGTGGCCgcgggcgggcggagcgggtGCCTTATCTCCCAGTTACGAAGGGAGCCTCCACACTTTG caaaacaaaatggaagACAGGTTGGATGAAGCCATCCACGTGCTGAGGAACCACGCCGTGGGCCAGACCTCTGCCATGGCCAGCAACCACGGGGACATGCACgggctgctgggctcagcaccagcacacagtgctgccgtgggcagcctgggccaggCCTTCCCTGCCTCAGTCATggccctggggagcaggcaCCCGAGTCTG GTGGGAGGAGGCCACCCTGAGGATGGGCTGTCCAGCAACCCCAGCTTGCTCCACAACCACGTCACgcttccatcccagcccagctcgcTGCCGGagctcagcaggcagcaggacacGTACAGTG gTTTGTCTGGGGGGCTGGGCCGGAGCAGCGTCTCCTCAGGAACGAGCGAGAtaaagagggaggagaaggaggatgaggagaaCACGTCGGTGGCAGATAACTcagaagaggagaagaaggagctGAAACCCTCCCGGAACAGAACAAG CAGTACAGACGAGGCCTTGTCACTGGAGGACAAAGATCTGAGGGACCGGGAGAGGCGAATGGCCAATAACGCCAGGGAAAGGGTGCGAGTGCGGGACATTAACGAGGCCTTTAAAGAGCTGGGACGAATGTGCCAGATGCACTTAAAAACGGACAAAGCACAGACCAAACTGATCATCCTGCAGCAGGCCGTGCAGGTCATtctgggcctggagcagcaaGTACGAG AGCGCAATCTGAACCCAAAAGCCGCCTGCTTGAAGCGTCGGGAAGAGGAGAAAGTGTCCGGAGTGGTAGGAGACCCCCAGATGACACTGTCAGCTTCCCATCCTGGTCTAGGAGACGGTCACAACCCTGTTGGACACATGTAA
- the TCF3 gene encoding transcription factor E2-alpha isoform X2: protein MNQQQQRMAAVGTDKELSDLLDFSMMFPLPVANGKNRPTTLASTQFGGSGLDERPGSGSWGTADQNSSTFDQGRSYGEGPHYGEHRDLPSHNSISSSPFLGAGLVGKSSERASYSTFGRDTGMPGLNQPGFLPSEMGIASPSTLSPTGGKGGAQYFSYPNNPRRRGAESSIDGQPKKVRKVPPGLPSSVYPSNSGDDYSRDPAGYTPSKPPSTVYPGAFYMTDGLHNSADLWSSPGAMSQSSYGAMLGSSSSPLPQSSGFNSLHQHERMNYQLHSAEVNGGLPSVSGFSSAPTAYGVSSHTPPISGTDTIMGNRGTTAGSSGDALGKALASIYSPDHSSNNFSSNPSTPVGSPQGLAGSSQWPRAGGAGALSPSYEGSLHTLQNKMEDRLDEAIHVLRNHAVGQTSAMASNHGDMHGLLGSAPAHSAAVGSLGQAFPASVMALGSRHPSLVGGGHPEDGLSSNPSLLHNHVTLPSQPSSLPELSRQQDTYSGLSGGLGRSSVSSGTSEIKREEKEDEENTSVADNSEEEKKELKPSRNRTRCSLNSQDEDEEDDLLPPEQKAERERERRVANNARERLRVRDINEAFKELGRMCQLHLNSEKPQTKLLILHQAVSVILNLEQQVRERNLNPKAACLKRREEEKVSGVVGDPQMTLSASHPGLGDGHNPVGHM, encoded by the exons GCTTGGATGAAAGGCCGGGATCAGGTTCCTGGGGAACGGCAGATCAAAACAGCTCCACGTTTGACCAAGGAAGG AGCTATGGTGAAGGCCCCCACTACGGCGAGCACCGGGACCTGCCGTCCCACAACAGCATCTCCTCGTCCCCGTTCCTGGGAGCTGGACTCGTGG GGAAGAGCAGTGAAAGAGCCTCATACTCCACGTTTGGAAGAGACACAGGGATGCCAGGACTAAACCAG CCTGGTTTCCTGCCCAGCGAGATGGGAATCGCCAGCCCGAGCACGCTTTCCCCCACTGGGGGCAAAGGGGGGGCTCAGTATTTTTCTTACCCCAACAATCCTCGCAGGAgaggtgctgagagcagcaTAG ATGGACAGCCCAAAAAGGTTCGGAAGGTGCCTCCTGGACTCCCCTCCTCG GTGTATCCATCCAACTCAGGTGATGACTACAGCAGGGATCCAGCTGGATATACTCCCTCAAAACCTCCCAGCACTGTGTATCCTGGAGCCTTTTACATGACAG ATGGACTCCATAACTCTGCAGACCTGTGGAGTTCCCCGGGTGCCATGAGCCAGTCGAGTTACGGTGCCATGCTGGGCAGCTCCTCGTCCCCGCTCCCGCAGTCCAGCGGCTTCAACAGTTTACACCAGCACGAGCGCATG AACTACCAGCTGCATTCAGCAGAGGTGAACGGCGGGCTGCCCTCCGTGTCCGGCTTCTCCTCGGCGCCCACGGCGTACGGAGTGTCCAGCCACACCCCCCCGATCAGCGGCACCGACACCATCATGG GTAACAGAGGAACCACGGCCGGGAGCTCCGGGGACGCGCTTGGGAAGGCTCTGGCCTCG ATTTACTCCCCTGACCACTCTAGCAATAACTTCTCCTCCAACCCCTCCACCCCGGTCGGGTCCCCGCAGGGCCTCGCAG GCTCGTCGCAGTGGCCgcgggcgggcggagcgggtGCCTTATCTCCCAGTTACGAAGGGAGCCTCCACACTTTG caaaacaaaatggaagACAGGTTGGATGAAGCCATCCACGTGCTGAGGAACCACGCCGTGGGCCAGACCTCTGCCATGGCCAGCAACCACGGGGACATGCACgggctgctgggctcagcaccagcacacagtgctgccgtgggcagcctgggccaggCCTTCCCTGCCTCAGTCATggccctggggagcaggcaCCCGAGTCTG GTGGGAGGAGGCCACCCTGAGGATGGGCTGTCCAGCAACCCCAGCTTGCTCCACAACCACGTCACgcttccatcccagcccagctcgcTGCCGGagctcagcaggcagcaggacacGTACAGTG gTTTGTCTGGGGGGCTGGGCCGGAGCAGCGTCTCCTCAGGAACGAGCGAGAtaaagagggaggagaaggaggatgaggagaaCACGTCGGTGGCAGATAACTcagaagaggagaagaaggagctGAAACCCTCCCGGAACAGAACAAGGTGCTCTTTGAACAG TcaagatgaggatgaggaggacgATCTTCTTCCCCCAGAGCAAAAAgccgagagagagagagaaaggagggTCGCCAATAATGCCCGTGAGCGCCTGCGGGTTCGTGACATCAACGAGGCCTTTAAGGAGCTCGGACGCATGTGCCAGCTGCACCTAAACAGCGAAAAACCGCAGACCAAACTGCTAATCCTACACCAGGCCGTATCAGTCATACTGAACCTGGAGCAACAAGTTAGAG AGCGCAATCTGAACCCAAAAGCCGCCTGCTTGAAGCGTCGGGAAGAGGAGAAAGTGTCCGGAGTGGTAGGAGACCCCCAGATGACACTGTCAGCTTCCCATCCTGGTCTAGGAGACGGTCACAACCCTGTTGGACACATGTAA
- the TCF3 gene encoding transcription factor E2-alpha isoform X4: MNQQQQRMAAVGTDKELSDLLDFSMMFPLPVANGKNRPTTLASTQFGGSGLDERPGSGSWGTADQNSSTFDQGRQSYGEGPHYGEHRDLPSHNSISSSPFLGAGLVGKSSERASYSTFGRDTGMPGLNQPGFLPSEMGIASPSTLSPTGGKGGAQYFSYPNNPRRRGAESSIDGQPKKVRKVPPGLPSSVYPSNSGDDYSRDPAGYTPSKPPSTVYPGAFYMTDGLHNSADLWSSPGAMSQSSYGAMLGSSSSPLPQSSGFNSLHQHERMNYQLHSAEVNGGLPSVSGFSSAPTAYGVSSHTPPISGTDTIMGNRGTTAGSSGDALGKALASIYSPDHSSNNFSSNPSTPVGSPQGLAGSSQWPRAGGAGALSPSYEGSLHTLQNKMEDRLDEAIHVLRNHAVGQTSAMASNHGDMHGLLGSAPAHSAAVGSLGQAFPASVMALGSRHPSLVGGGHPEDGLSSNPSLLHNHVTLPSQPSSLPELSRQQDTYSGLSGGLGRSSVSSGTSEIKREEKEDEENTSVADNSEEEKKELKPSRNRTSQDEDEEDDLLPPEQKAERERERRVANNARERLRVRDINEAFKELGRMCQLHLNSEKPQTKLLILHQAVSVILNLEQQVRERNLNPKAACLKRREEEKVSGVVGDPQMTLSASHPGLGDGHNPVGHM, encoded by the exons GCTTGGATGAAAGGCCGGGATCAGGTTCCTGGGGAACGGCAGATCAAAACAGCTCCACGTTTGACCAAGGAAGG CAGAGCTATGGTGAAGGCCCCCACTACGGCGAGCACCGGGACCTGCCGTCCCACAACAGCATCTCCTCGTCCCCGTTCCTGGGAGCTGGACTCGTGG GGAAGAGCAGTGAAAGAGCCTCATACTCCACGTTTGGAAGAGACACAGGGATGCCAGGACTAAACCAG CCTGGTTTCCTGCCCAGCGAGATGGGAATCGCCAGCCCGAGCACGCTTTCCCCCACTGGGGGCAAAGGGGGGGCTCAGTATTTTTCTTACCCCAACAATCCTCGCAGGAgaggtgctgagagcagcaTAG ATGGACAGCCCAAAAAGGTTCGGAAGGTGCCTCCTGGACTCCCCTCCTCG GTGTATCCATCCAACTCAGGTGATGACTACAGCAGGGATCCAGCTGGATATACTCCCTCAAAACCTCCCAGCACTGTGTATCCTGGAGCCTTTTACATGACAG ATGGACTCCATAACTCTGCAGACCTGTGGAGTTCCCCGGGTGCCATGAGCCAGTCGAGTTACGGTGCCATGCTGGGCAGCTCCTCGTCCCCGCTCCCGCAGTCCAGCGGCTTCAACAGTTTACACCAGCACGAGCGCATG AACTACCAGCTGCATTCAGCAGAGGTGAACGGCGGGCTGCCCTCCGTGTCCGGCTTCTCCTCGGCGCCCACGGCGTACGGAGTGTCCAGCCACACCCCCCCGATCAGCGGCACCGACACCATCATGG GTAACAGAGGAACCACGGCCGGGAGCTCCGGGGACGCGCTTGGGAAGGCTCTGGCCTCG ATTTACTCCCCTGACCACTCTAGCAATAACTTCTCCTCCAACCCCTCCACCCCGGTCGGGTCCCCGCAGGGCCTCGCAG GCTCGTCGCAGTGGCCgcgggcgggcggagcgggtGCCTTATCTCCCAGTTACGAAGGGAGCCTCCACACTTTG caaaacaaaatggaagACAGGTTGGATGAAGCCATCCACGTGCTGAGGAACCACGCCGTGGGCCAGACCTCTGCCATGGCCAGCAACCACGGGGACATGCACgggctgctgggctcagcaccagcacacagtgctgccgtgggcagcctgggccaggCCTTCCCTGCCTCAGTCATggccctggggagcaggcaCCCGAGTCTG GTGGGAGGAGGCCACCCTGAGGATGGGCTGTCCAGCAACCCCAGCTTGCTCCACAACCACGTCACgcttccatcccagcccagctcgcTGCCGGagctcagcaggcagcaggacacGTACAGTG gTTTGTCTGGGGGGCTGGGCCGGAGCAGCGTCTCCTCAGGAACGAGCGAGAtaaagagggaggagaaggaggatgaggagaaCACGTCGGTGGCAGATAACTcagaagaggagaagaaggagctGAAACCCTCCCGGAACAGAACAAG TcaagatgaggatgaggaggacgATCTTCTTCCCCCAGAGCAAAAAgccgagagagagagagaaaggagggTCGCCAATAATGCCCGTGAGCGCCTGCGGGTTCGTGACATCAACGAGGCCTTTAAGGAGCTCGGACGCATGTGCCAGCTGCACCTAAACAGCGAAAAACCGCAGACCAAACTGCTAATCCTACACCAGGCCGTATCAGTCATACTGAACCTGGAGCAACAAGTTAGAG AGCGCAATCTGAACCCAAAAGCCGCCTGCTTGAAGCGTCGGGAAGAGGAGAAAGTGTCCGGAGTGGTAGGAGACCCCCAGATGACACTGTCAGCTTCCCATCCTGGTCTAGGAGACGGTCACAACCCTGTTGGACACATGTAA
- the TCF3 gene encoding transcription factor E2-alpha isoform X1 yields MNQQQQRMAAVGTDKELSDLLDFSMMFPLPVANGKNRPTTLASTQFGGSGLDERPGSGSWGTADQNSSTFDQGRQSYGEGPHYGEHRDLPSHNSISSSPFLGAGLVGKSSERASYSTFGRDTGMPGLNQPGFLPSEMGIASPSTLSPTGGKGGAQYFSYPNNPRRRGAESSIDGQPKKVRKVPPGLPSSVYPSNSGDDYSRDPAGYTPSKPPSTVYPGAFYMTDGLHNSADLWSSPGAMSQSSYGAMLGSSSSPLPQSSGFNSLHQHERMNYQLHSAEVNGGLPSVSGFSSAPTAYGVSSHTPPISGTDTIMGNRGTTAGSSGDALGKALASIYSPDHSSNNFSSNPSTPVGSPQGLAGSSQWPRAGGAGALSPSYEGSLHTLQNKMEDRLDEAIHVLRNHAVGQTSAMASNHGDMHGLLGSAPAHSAAVGSLGQAFPASVMALGSRHPSLVGGGHPEDGLSSNPSLLHNHVTLPSQPSSLPELSRQQDTYSGLSGGLGRSSVSSGTSEIKREEKEDEENTSVADNSEEEKKELKPSRNRTRCSLNSQDEDEEDDLLPPEQKAERERERRVANNARERLRVRDINEAFKELGRMCQLHLNSEKPQTKLLILHQAVSVILNLEQQVRERNLNPKAACLKRREEEKVSGVVGDPQMTLSASHPGLGDGHNPVGHM; encoded by the exons GCTTGGATGAAAGGCCGGGATCAGGTTCCTGGGGAACGGCAGATCAAAACAGCTCCACGTTTGACCAAGGAAGG CAGAGCTATGGTGAAGGCCCCCACTACGGCGAGCACCGGGACCTGCCGTCCCACAACAGCATCTCCTCGTCCCCGTTCCTGGGAGCTGGACTCGTGG GGAAGAGCAGTGAAAGAGCCTCATACTCCACGTTTGGAAGAGACACAGGGATGCCAGGACTAAACCAG CCTGGTTTCCTGCCCAGCGAGATGGGAATCGCCAGCCCGAGCACGCTTTCCCCCACTGGGGGCAAAGGGGGGGCTCAGTATTTTTCTTACCCCAACAATCCTCGCAGGAgaggtgctgagagcagcaTAG ATGGACAGCCCAAAAAGGTTCGGAAGGTGCCTCCTGGACTCCCCTCCTCG GTGTATCCATCCAACTCAGGTGATGACTACAGCAGGGATCCAGCTGGATATACTCCCTCAAAACCTCCCAGCACTGTGTATCCTGGAGCCTTTTACATGACAG ATGGACTCCATAACTCTGCAGACCTGTGGAGTTCCCCGGGTGCCATGAGCCAGTCGAGTTACGGTGCCATGCTGGGCAGCTCCTCGTCCCCGCTCCCGCAGTCCAGCGGCTTCAACAGTTTACACCAGCACGAGCGCATG AACTACCAGCTGCATTCAGCAGAGGTGAACGGCGGGCTGCCCTCCGTGTCCGGCTTCTCCTCGGCGCCCACGGCGTACGGAGTGTCCAGCCACACCCCCCCGATCAGCGGCACCGACACCATCATGG GTAACAGAGGAACCACGGCCGGGAGCTCCGGGGACGCGCTTGGGAAGGCTCTGGCCTCG ATTTACTCCCCTGACCACTCTAGCAATAACTTCTCCTCCAACCCCTCCACCCCGGTCGGGTCCCCGCAGGGCCTCGCAG GCTCGTCGCAGTGGCCgcgggcgggcggagcgggtGCCTTATCTCCCAGTTACGAAGGGAGCCTCCACACTTTG caaaacaaaatggaagACAGGTTGGATGAAGCCATCCACGTGCTGAGGAACCACGCCGTGGGCCAGACCTCTGCCATGGCCAGCAACCACGGGGACATGCACgggctgctgggctcagcaccagcacacagtgctgccgtgggcagcctgggccaggCCTTCCCTGCCTCAGTCATggccctggggagcaggcaCCCGAGTCTG GTGGGAGGAGGCCACCCTGAGGATGGGCTGTCCAGCAACCCCAGCTTGCTCCACAACCACGTCACgcttccatcccagcccagctcgcTGCCGGagctcagcaggcagcaggacacGTACAGTG gTTTGTCTGGGGGGCTGGGCCGGAGCAGCGTCTCCTCAGGAACGAGCGAGAtaaagagggaggagaaggaggatgaggagaaCACGTCGGTGGCAGATAACTcagaagaggagaagaaggagctGAAACCCTCCCGGAACAGAACAAGGTGCTCTTTGAACAG TcaagatgaggatgaggaggacgATCTTCTTCCCCCAGAGCAAAAAgccgagagagagagagaaaggagggTCGCCAATAATGCCCGTGAGCGCCTGCGGGTTCGTGACATCAACGAGGCCTTTAAGGAGCTCGGACGCATGTGCCAGCTGCACCTAAACAGCGAAAAACCGCAGACCAAACTGCTAATCCTACACCAGGCCGTATCAGTCATACTGAACCTGGAGCAACAAGTTAGAG AGCGCAATCTGAACCCAAAAGCCGCCTGCTTGAAGCGTCGGGAAGAGGAGAAAGTGTCCGGAGTGGTAGGAGACCCCCAGATGACACTGTCAGCTTCCCATCCTGGTCTAGGAGACGGTCACAACCCTGTTGGACACATGTAA